A single region of the Demequina sp. genome encodes:
- a CDS encoding ABC transporter permease subunit translates to MTTVEEVAQAPRKVRTPTKRSRWFIEVAWKYVLAVVVVFIAAFPLVFVLSASFASRGSLSGSSRLFSDLSLVNYQALGDTLYWTWVVNTLEVCIATAIGATLMGAAAAYAFSRFRFRGRRTSLTSLLIIQMFPQTVAFIAVFLLLIALGNVIPALGLNSKIALVCVYLGGALGANTFLMYGFFNSIPTEIDEAAKIDGATHAQTFWRLIMPLVTPILAVVGLLGFISAFGDFILARIVLVKQENWTLAVGMYGWVSDQLVAKWGLFAAGAVIASLPILVLFLALQRYIVGGLSSGSVKG, encoded by the coding sequence ATGACGACCGTAGAAGAAGTCGCGCAGGCGCCCCGCAAAGTGCGTACGCCCACGAAGCGCTCCCGCTGGTTCATCGAGGTCGCATGGAAGTACGTCCTTGCGGTGGTCGTGGTCTTTATCGCCGCATTCCCCTTGGTGTTTGTCCTCTCGGCCTCGTTTGCGTCGCGGGGCTCGCTCTCGGGCTCGTCTCGGCTCTTCTCCGACCTGAGCCTCGTGAACTACCAGGCCCTCGGGGACACGCTTTATTGGACCTGGGTGGTCAACACGCTCGAGGTGTGCATTGCCACCGCCATCGGCGCCACGTTGATGGGCGCCGCCGCGGCCTACGCGTTCAGCCGCTTCCGCTTCCGCGGCCGCCGCACGTCGCTCACGAGCCTGCTCATCATCCAGATGTTCCCGCAGACGGTCGCGTTCATCGCCGTGTTCCTGCTGCTCATCGCGCTCGGCAACGTGATCCCAGCCTTGGGCCTCAACTCCAAGATCGCGCTGGTCTGCGTCTATCTCGGTGGGGCGCTCGGTGCCAACACCTTCCTGATGTACGGGTTCTTCAACTCGATTCCCACGGAGATTGACGAGGCCGCCAAGATCGACGGCGCCACCCACGCCCAGACCTTCTGGCGCCTCATCATGCCGCTCGTGACCCCGATCCTCGCGGTGGTGGGGCTGCTCGGCTTCATCAGCGCCTTCGGCGACTTCATCCTGGCGCGCATCGTGCTTGTCAAACAGGAGAACTGGACCCTCGCCGTCGGCATGTATGGATGGGTCTCCGATCAGCTCGTCGCCAAGTGGGGACTGTTCGCGGCCGGAGCCGTGATCGCATCGCTCCCGATCCTCGTGCTCTTCCTCGCGCTCCAGCGCTACATCGTCGGCGGCCTCTCCTCCGGATCGGTCAAGGGGTAG
- a CDS encoding ABC transporter permease subunit: MPSTAVETPAAPPPTTSHARRWSGVGWGFLGKLALMMIVNAFGIAAILSAVNAEAWGILVALVVLLVVADFVYFTKRSVPLKYILPGLIFLLVFQLFTMAYTAYVAFTNYGTGHNLSQEQAVDAILIQNEKKVDGSPTFPLTIIEARGELGFAIVDEGVAKVGTVEQPLEERPDATIADGKVTAVPGYEVIPVTKIYTDQALQAQVVVLRVPVSEDADEGSIRTADGTTGAIYQSTIVWDEEAQTMTDVVTGTVYHADQSTGSFVADDGSTLNVGWHVVIGFQNFTRAITDPNYSEPLLKVTAWTFGFAILTVLSSFFVGLVLAIIFNDDRIRGRKVWRTLFILPYAFPAFMSALLWKGMLNPEYGIINKWFFFGQDIQWLGDPWLARFSVLAVNLWLSYPYWFLVCTGALQALSTETIEASKIDGAGATRQFRSITLPLLLISTAPLAIASFAFNFNNFTIIWMLTGGGPPMVDSSTGLGYTDILISAIYRISGVQGGKADYGLASALSILVFIIVGTISAIAFRQTKKLEEF, encoded by the coding sequence ATGCCATCCACCGCAGTTGAGACGCCGGCCGCACCCCCTCCCACAACGTCGCACGCCCGACGCTGGAGCGGAGTCGGCTGGGGGTTCCTGGGCAAGCTCGCGCTGATGATGATCGTCAACGCGTTCGGCATCGCGGCGATCCTGTCCGCTGTCAACGCGGAGGCGTGGGGGATCCTCGTCGCGCTCGTGGTGTTGTTGGTGGTCGCGGACTTCGTGTACTTCACCAAGCGCTCCGTCCCGCTGAAGTACATCCTCCCCGGTCTGATCTTCCTGCTGGTCTTCCAGCTCTTCACCATGGCGTACACGGCCTACGTCGCCTTTACCAACTACGGCACGGGGCACAACCTCTCGCAAGAGCAGGCCGTGGACGCGATCCTCATTCAGAACGAGAAGAAGGTCGACGGGTCTCCCACCTTCCCGTTGACGATCATCGAGGCGCGGGGCGAGCTCGGCTTCGCGATCGTCGATGAGGGCGTGGCGAAGGTTGGCACCGTGGAGCAGCCTCTCGAGGAGAGGCCCGACGCCACAATCGCCGACGGGAAGGTCACGGCCGTCCCCGGCTACGAGGTCATCCCGGTGACCAAGATCTACACCGACCAAGCGCTTCAGGCCCAGGTCGTCGTGCTCCGGGTGCCGGTGTCGGAGGACGCGGACGAGGGTTCCATCAGAACCGCGGACGGCACCACGGGAGCCATCTACCAGTCCACGATCGTGTGGGACGAAGAAGCTCAGACGATGACCGACGTTGTGACCGGCACTGTCTACCACGCCGACCAGTCGACGGGCAGCTTCGTAGCCGACGACGGCTCAACGCTCAACGTCGGCTGGCACGTCGTGATCGGCTTCCAGAACTTCACGCGAGCGATCACGGACCCCAACTATTCAGAGCCGCTGCTCAAGGTGACCGCGTGGACGTTCGGGTTCGCGATCCTCACCGTGCTCTCGAGCTTCTTCGTTGGCCTTGTGCTCGCGATCATCTTCAACGACGATCGCATTCGCGGCCGCAAGGTCTGGCGCACGCTCTTCATCCTCCCGTACGCGTTCCCCGCGTTCATGTCCGCCCTGCTGTGGAAGGGCATGCTCAACCCTGAGTACGGAATCATCAACAAGTGGTTCTTCTTTGGCCAGGACATTCAGTGGCTCGGCGACCCGTGGCTCGCGCGCTTCTCCGTGCTCGCCGTGAACCTCTGGCTCAGCTATCCCTACTGGTTCCTGGTGTGCACCGGTGCGCTGCAAGCGCTATCCACGGAGACGATCGAGGCCTCGAAGATCGACGGCGCAGGCGCCACGCGCCAGTTCCGCTCGATCACGCTGCCGCTGCTCCTGATCTCGACCGCCCCGCTCGCTATCGCGTCGTTCGCCTTCAACTTCAATAACTTCACCATCATCTGGATGCTCACGGGCGGCGGACCGCCAATGGTCGACAGCAGTACGGGGCTCGGCTACACGGACATCCTGATCTCCGCGATCTACCGGATCTCCGGTGTCCAGGGCGGCAAGGCTGATTACGGCCTAGCGTCCGCGCTGTCGATTCTCGTGTTCATCATCGTCGGCACAATCTCGGCGATCGCCTTCCGACAGACCAAGAAGCTGGAGGAGTTCTAG